A stretch of the Neofelis nebulosa isolate mNeoNeb1 chromosome 1, mNeoNeb1.pri, whole genome shotgun sequence genome encodes the following:
- the ARSK gene encoding arylsulfatase K isoform X2, which produces MKAHGTSFLNAYTNSPICCPSRAAMWSGLFTHLTESWNNFKGLDPNYTTWMDIMQKHGYRTQKFGKLDYTSGHHSISNRVEAWTRDVAFLLRQEGRPMVNLIPKKTKVRIMEEDWKNTDRAVNWLRKEASNYTQPFVLYLGLNLPHPYPSPSSGENFGSSTFHTSLYWLKKVSYDAIKIPKWLPLSEMHPVDYYSSYTKNCTGKFTEKEIKNIRAFYYAMCAETDAMLGEIILALHQLDLLQKTIVIYTSDHGELAMEHRQFYKMSMYEASAHVPLLIMGPRIKANLQVSNVVSLVDIYPTMLDIAGVPLPQNLSGYSLLPLSSETFKNEHEFRNLHPPWILSEFHGCNVNASTYMLRTNQWKYIAYSDGTSVLPQLFDLSSDPDELTNIATKFPEITYSLDQKLRSIINYPKVSASVHQYNKEQFLKWRRSVGQNYSNVIGNLRWHQDWLKKPRKYESAIDQWLNTHSNPKKNLNKS; this is translated from the exons CAATGTGGAGTGGCCTCTTCACTCACTTAACAGAATCATGGAATAACTTTAAGGGCCTGGATCCAAATtatacaacatggatggatatcATGCAGAAGCATGGCTACCGAACACAAAAGTTTGGAAAACTGGACTACACTTCAGGACATCACTCCAttag CAATCGTGTTGAAGCATGGACAAGAGATGTTGCTTTCTTACTCAGACAAGAAGGCAGGCCTATGGTTAATCTTATCCCTAAAAAGACTAAAGTCAGAATAATGGAAGAAGACTGGAAGAATACAGACAGAGCAGTAAATTGGTTAAGAAAGGAAGCAAGTAATTACACTCAACCATTTGTTCTATACTTGGGATTAAATTTACCACATCCATATCCTTCACCATCGTCAGGAGAAAATTTTGGATCTTCAACATTTCACACATCTCTTTACTGGCTTAAAAAG gTATCTTATGATGCCATCAAAATCCCCAAATGGTTGCCTCTGTCTGAAATGCACCCTGTAGATTATTACTCTTCTTATACAAAAAACTGCACTGGAaagtttacagaaaaagaaattaagaatattaGGGCCTTTTATTATGCTATGTGTGCCGAGACAGATGCCATGCTTG GAGAAATTATTTTAGCTCTTCACCAGTTAGACCTTCTTCAGAAAACTATTGTCATATACACCTCAGACCACGGAGAACTGGCCATGGAACATCGTCAGTTTTATAAAATGAGTATGTATGAAGCTAGTGCTCATGTTCCACTGTTGATAATGGGACCAAGAATTAAGGCCAACCTACAAGTATCAAATGTGGTTTCTCTTGTGGATATTTACCCTACTATGCTTG ATATTGCTGGAGTTCCTCTGCCTCAGAACCTGAGTGGATACTCGTTGTTGCCATTATCATCAGAAACGTTTAAGAATGAACATGAATTCAGAAACCTACATCCACCCTGGATTCTAAGTGAATTCCATGGATGCAATGTGAATGCTTCCACCTACATGCTTCGGACTAACCAGTGGAAGTATATAGCATACTCTGATGGTACTTCAGTATTGCCTCAACTCTTTG atcttTCCTCGGATCCAGATGAACTAACAAATATTGCTACAAAATTTCCAGAGATTACTTATTCTTTGGATCAAAAGCTTCGTTCCATTATCAACTACCCTAAGGTTTCTGCTTCTGTCCACCAATACAACAAAGAACAGTTTCTCAAGTGGAGACGAAGTGTAGGGCAAAACTATTCAAATGTTATAGGGAACCTCAGGTGGCATCAGGACTGGCTGAAAAAACCAAGGAAGTATGAAAGTGCAATTGATCAGTGGCTTAACACCCACTctaatccaaaaaaaaatctgaacaaaagttaa